ATATACAATTTGAACGTTCCGAACGGTGCAAACAACCTTTATTTACCGAGATATAAGGCGATGCCAAGGCCGTTCTCCATCTCGCAACTGCCCAACTCACCCGTTACCAATAATCTCGAGGTGTCACATCCGAAGCCGAGTTCTTCATCGGTCAATCTTGACCCCCAATCGATCACCCGTTCGTCCGGAAACGTTCTTCCGCTGGTTCTGCCAACAGATCTCTTCAATCCAGCTGCAACGCGTCGTTACGTGCCGATAAAGCGCGCGAATCGCGTCAATCCTAATGGAAACTCCATGATCATCACCGAAGCGAGTCCGTCGACGAGTCCCTTGGGAGGAGGAATTACCTTTGAGAAGTCAAGTGCAGATTATGGTGCACCTTACGCGAACGTAATTGGCACTGCGAGGAATCCCCCGGTCGCTGCTAATGGTCACCAAAGCTCCCGCAGGTTGGATTATTATCCAATTATGGGAAATCCAGCAGAACGGACCGTCGCGGAAACGACGAAGACTGCGACGACTTACGTACCTGGTCAAACATCGGCTTTGTACGATCTGCAGCGACTGAAGGACCCGCAGGTCATTCGCAAGAACGGTTTTCTGCCCAGGATCGATACTCACGGTAGTCCTGATGTCGGAAAGTCGGACCCGAACTTCAATATTGGACTCGCGCTGTACAATAAATTTGCGAACTTGTACTCGGCTAATGCACCGAAAGCAGTGACGCAAGATTATCAAAACTTTCAGCAACCGACTTCGCCCTCGCACACGGCAACAGTCTCGCAACAAGTACCTGCGTTTTCTTATTACGTAACTCTGAAACCCAAATCTCCTCCGTTGCCGAAAATCCGGCCGAATGTTTCCGTTAAACCTGCGCTCGCGCCGTATTTCGACAGTAAACTGCTCGCTTTGCAAGACGTGAGCGAAAAAGAATCTAATAGTAATAAAGAGAGCGCCGAAACGAACGAGCAATCTCGTGTCGAAGACAAGGATGAGACTGAAAATGGAACTGTCGATAATAGGAACAATCTTGGAAATTATCAAACTCGAATTAATCACGAAGTTTACAAAGTTGACAAAACGCCGAACCAGCAACATGAGAAAGACGATAGTGAAGAAGATCAGCAGCAGATACGCGATTATGGACATCAGAATAAGCAACAGCGTGATGAAAATGACGAGCGTAATGAGCATGAAAGCATTCATCTCGAGAATGACGGAGATGAAGAAGAGTCTGATGAGACGCAAGGAGATGAATACGTCGGTATCGGAGAGAGGGAAAATGGACAAAATCGCAATTATTATCATCAATATGGCAGACACAAATACGATCAAGAAGATTCTGAAGAAGAGCAGCAACGTGATGATCGTGATGATGATAAAGAGCATGAAAATCGAAAGAATCATCGCAATAAAAGCGATCGTCGAACCGATGTCAAGCAGAAAATTGTGAACAAGGAAAAATATCCTGACTTGCGATATGATGATGACGAAAATTATAAACAGGATAAAGAATATCGCAATCGCTACGATCGAAAGAAGTCAGCGCGCAATGATCGACGCAAGAAAAATCGGCAAGATCACAGACGCGAGGATCCTGAAGATGAAAGCATTACCGAAGATAAACTAGTCGCTCAACATTCCAAAAATCAAGATGGACCACGCAAAGAATACGAAAAGAAACGAATTGATGACAGTTATACGGCGCACAAGTATCGTCATTATGAAACACCACAAAAAGATTCACGCCATGAAGAACACAGACGTGAGGAATACAGTGAAACTAATCCTAAACACGTTCGTAAAGagtatcatcatcatcatcatcaaccTGCTAAAGATGATCATCATGATCATCATAGACACGATGATGAAAATCATGATAAACATCATGACGATCAGGAAGTCTATGATCACATTCACGGCGAGACTCAAGAACATGCACACAAACATAAGGAACAccatgagaaaaagaaagatgaagAGGATCATAATTTCGAGAAGGGCGAAGGTTCAGAACTTGAAGCGGAACATCACGGACATGAGGGAGAAAAAGGACACAAGGTAAATTATTTTGgatttcgaaaattattagTTCGGATATACTACATTTAACTTTTCataactaataattatttttattgaaggGTTACAAGGTCTGGCACGAACACGATAAGACCGAAAAGGGTCACCACGACAAGGAACACGCTACCAAAGAGTACGATGAGAAAGACGGCGAAGAGAAAAAGCACGAGGAAGAAGGTGGATATCACGAGGAACATCATCATGGCGGAAAGGGTGAAAAGACGGCAGAATTTGATGAAAAGGGCGAACACAAGAAGGGTCACAGTACGCACGGCGAACATTCAGTGCATAAGAAGGTAACATGACGGAAAGCAAAAATAGGATTTTCAACGGAATTGAAATTAACATAAGcgatcaatttataaaaattaaacggttttaattacagttttattttatcgtttgCTATTACTATTACAATTGCAGGACGAGTACGAGAAGAAGACCGAGTTCTTCGATGAGTTCCACGAGGATGGCGACATGGAGAAGCACGGCGAACATCATCACGAGCACGAGTCGAAGAAGGGAGGCCACGAGAAGAAGGGCCACCACGACGCCGCCAACCACGAGGAGAAATACGGCAAGAAGGAGAAGCACGAGAAGGGCGATCACCATCACGAGCACAAAGGCCACAAAGTCGAGGAGGGCCACGATCATCATCACGATCATGATGAGAAGTACGGCAAGAAGGAGGGGCACGAACACGGGAAGAAGTGGAGCTTCAAAAAGGGCGACGACGGTGGAAGCGCAGGCGGCGGTCACAAGCACGATCGCTGAGCTGGAAGACGTTAAAAATAATGGAgacgataattttataacgaTCGTCACGATATTCATGATTTTCGATTCTGCGTCGCTTCTGAAGCAAATTGATGTTGTGCGAGCGTATTATCGCTATCGACCGCGTGAAACATTATTTTAGGGAGACGTTACGTGTTGTTATCTGTATTGATCATCCACAATTGAGATACGGTATATCGTATATGACGTACATAGTACGTGGCGTTGTAGATTACGATGTTATCTAGTTCCAATTAAGCAAGAGCGACCGGAAGGATCGAAAATATGATAGAAACGTCATAGAGAGTTGCAACCGAAGTGGAAGTAACTGACCTCCGCGAgatcaatttcaatttcctGATTATCCGGAAATTCGTATACGAGCTATCGtagataaatttttgtttttgtcaATTCAAGAGAAAGTCACTTGTCTGTCGCTCGATTATCCCGTGGTGCATAGTTACAAAAAGCGATAAGAATACAAAAATTGCAATCTAAGAATTGTTGTATAACATAGTCGCTAATTATAATCTTACGTACATCTATCGCTTTTGTCAATCTATTGTCACCGAGTTTCTCGATATATTACTTGTACGAACATTCTCGTgttatgtctcattaaaagGCCACCGATAACGAGACGTAGCATACGTCTCATTAAGCGTTGCAGTTTGTAATACTCTGCGAAAGAAGGTCAAActtgttaaaattaaattcctaATTATACGAATGTCGTTTacagatatatttctttctcgtttgGTCATTGGAACGACTATGAGACACCCAACAGTCGCGCTCATCACCGATCACCTTCGAATAGGaagtaatacaattaattaggGAGCAATACTTTGTTATTGTACGCAATTGGAGGTACCGATGATCAATTCCGCTGAAACTGCAATTTCTTCGTTACTTCTGCTAACACCTCGCTACGTACGTCACTTACGTTTCTGTCATAAACGGGGGAGTAAGTCCGCCATTTTATGTCGCGTTAAAGTATTTGATATCCACATGGGGATACATCTGGGACGAGCAGCGGAACAGTGTCATTTGTGTCTCCTTACGCCCCCGATGAGAGGAGacgttaaaaaaattcttcCCTTCCACTTTCCTCTCTCCGTCGACtaagttatttttaaaaattttccaaacGAGGTTCTCGGCGAGTGTGATCATAAGAACAGATGCACGGAATGTCCCGTCTTTCATCTCTCTATTCGCTATTCTCtattattcttctttcttcgtcATCCAATCACGATAACACGCTCTTCCGTCTTCCCTGTCTCCGGGCGGAAGTATCGATCAGTCGCGTAGCATTCAAGCTCGTGGGATCGCGAAGAGGATTCTCAGCGCGGGAGAGCCGCGGATGCAAATGACAGACGATTTACGACTCGCGTTTTATTAGAGAGACGCTATCAGTTCCTGGTGGGCAGCGACGGAAGATCTCTCGGGGATGAATCGGGTTAATATCGGGGCGTCGCTAATCATCAAGGTTGCCGAGACGGACGTCGGGACGTTCGGCTCACATTAGTATATGATCGCCGCCCGGCGTTTAAGCCACGTGAGAACTGACCAGCGGCTTCGACTTGTCCGTTCTGGCGTCATCGCCACGTGTCGCACGTAATCAGAGCGACGAAATGCAATTCTTTTTCACGGTGCCAGAATGAATGGTGACATTGGAACTATTACGCTACACAAAGTACAGCGAactcgtttctttttattgcattGCGAGCGCATtcagcgcgcgcgtacgtgtggGACGATATGCGTCACATCATCAGATGAATCCGGATAAAAGGTGAACCAGATGCAGACGCCTAATTCGCAGTTTGAATTTTCCAGGGGAAAAATTTCACGGAGGGTAGTACGAGAAAAAGGACGTTCCTGAAATTGTACTGCATTCTTGGCATCGCATTCCTGACATTGCTTGTGAAAGGATTATTCGCTCTCTCGTCGCTTCTGACGTAAGGGGCAAGTGATACTGATATCAAGgacttttacaaaaagaagTAAAATAGTAGTTGGAAGTAAAAATGCTGTTAATTTGTATGTTtcaattttgttctcgcttcTTGCATATAGGAATCGAAGAAACGTGTTCTCTCCGTTTTGTAGAACAGGTCGGCGGTTAAATCTAGTTTTTAtcacttttcgatggagacaTACATAACATGTTCTTTAATACTCTTTTAGCACtcttgcaataaatattttgcaatcttATTAGAGTTGCTATTTTAAACTAATGTCAGTACGATTCTAACATTGCAAATGTCACAAATACGATGCAAAAACGatctttcgtttttttcccTCTGTTTGCTAACGACTAACGATGAGAATCGATTCATACTCGGACAAAAGCTCAGAGAATTCCCGTCTGGCGGTcataaacatttgtaaacaTTTATGGAACGTGCGAATCTACGAGTAATTACagatgaattatattaaattagacgttaaatttaattcgcgcCTTAATGCAATGCTACACGGTCCTCCATTAGTTCACGAACGAACGAGAGTGCAGGAGCAAATTAGAGAGTGCAGCACGCTAATAGGGGATGCACTCCCTTCGACATTTAGCGGGAAATCTgcaactttttgccagcaaaCTCGACGCTGGTAttgatttttttcgttttccaGCAATTTCGTGACCGAAACTTTCATTATCAGACGATTGCTCGCTTCTCCTCGTTGCTGACGTAAATCATGCAAATTCGTGACCTCCGCACGGTCGGCGCCGCACGGTCTTCTGCACGGTCTCCGCGTCCGGGAGTTCGACGGATTTTCGCTGGCGAGACTTTTACGACGACGAGTGCGGCGGAGAGTCTGGCGGCAACGAGTCCGCTCGTTTACGAGCGATTTAGCTGGAAATCCCGTGGAAACTCCGCGGAAACCCTACGGTACAGCCGTATGTGGTTGATGCGTAACGTATCAGTGGTGTACCCATAAACGCTTAACCGCATTGCACGCGGATTTAGAGCTCTGGATAGGTGCATCCTCTCGCTTCGCACGAGCTTATGGGAGAACTTTCGCGTCCGATCTCTCCGCGAGATCCATTGCGCACATGTAAGCTGCTAGTTTACAGGAAACGCAAAATGATGCTGCAATTAAAAGGATCTGATTGTAAGGAGAGATTGCGAAAATGAAGAAAGCGAATTTCCGAGAAACAGAAAATGGAAACATTCAAAACCAACGTAATTTGATAAGAAAGCAATCTACATCTCGCATTTGATAGcagagacagagggagaagGGGGAgtgtaatacaataaaaagtgcATACGGACACTCGCTTATTCGCGTTgacatttttgtaataaacgcTTTTAACGTTTCAATGGAGTAGTTCAACGTAGTCGCATTTACAGAAATGAGTCATTCTTACGTCAGTGCTTGATGTATCTCGTAACGACTTTCGTGATAATAGAACTATccaaattttatgaaaattttatgtaactaATTCCACGTGTCCGCCAGCGTTCGAGCATTAAAGTGAAGTAGCTCAATCGCGAAATAACGGATGTAACACTTGCGGCGAACGGAAGTTCATTAATTCAGATGCGAAAAGTTCAAAAAATCATTCACggctctctctcgttctctctttttctctcgcaaaaTAGCCAAACGGATTCTGTCGTTGCAATTGACCGATCTGAGGACCGCGTGTGGCGTCATGCGTCGTCCGGCTGAAACCTGtctcacgcacacgcacgcgatgggcgtcgcgacgccccgagcagagagaaaaggagacagagacggcgaacgagcgagcgcgagaaaGCGACGCAGCACGCGGCCCCCTCCGGGCGAGAGAAAGATGCGCGAGGGGTTCTCCGTCGAGGGCACACACGTATAAAggccggcgtcgcgacgccctcGTCGTCATTCCCGCCAGCAGACACCGAAGTCGCGGTACCCGGCGTTGAACGTCGCATCCTCACGTGAGAACCAGAACGGAAGTGACGGTCTCGCTTGTGCGAACGGAAGTTTCATCCCtcggaagaaagaaaagtaacGCGGCGGGGAGTTCCCTTCCGTCTTTTGGCAGACCGTGAAGACGTCGCGTACCCTCACCTCACCTGCAGGATTGTGCCGGTAGTTGTTCAGCAACAGGTGAGTAATTCATCCCCCAGACTCGTCTCTTCCGTGCTTTCGCCCTTTCTTCcttcaatttttatcttctttctcGCCTCGTTAATTAAGCTCGCCATAAAATCATACTTTTTCACGCCACATGAaagagatataaatttatcctCTCGCTTCGCTCTTCGCCCATTTAATGTTGCGGGACGGTCGATCTCAGGTTTTATTTGTCGtgcgttttaattttaactgttatttcaatttttctcggCTCGCTCTGTTGGATCACTGTcggaattgaattattaataaaactgataaaaCTTTCGACTCGTTGAACGGTAATGCGTTATCGACGTTAGATGTGTACGTTAATGGTACGAGTGGTGTAAGCGCGAAGGTTGAGAGGTGATTGAGAGCGATGAAGTTATTATAAATGCATGTGACATCATATTTGCCAAGTTTTTTTCCAGTTATACAACTGTGCGGCTACTTTTAGACAGTGATGAATATACCTAGTTAGTACATAATTCGatctgttttattatatatttttaaaaaattttatcaagtaATTCACGCTGGtggttttttctttctcttttttaatttattatttctttgaaaaagtaGCAAAATAGGTGagcatttttaaagaattgtACGTATTTCTATCTTCTTCATTAGTTAGGTCATTAATTGTGCACTCCTTCAGCTGTGTATAGAATAacgtaatgtataataaaattttgatttgtataatataataattgtataatataattgcaaattgaAATTCATATTGGAAAAGCATTGGATAAATAGTtgctatttaatttaatcaaaatatttgttatagtTTAATTTGCAAAACTAATTAAACGTTCACATTGTtgatttttgttacatttttacatatgcaCAATTTTTACTAAGTTTCGAATTCGCGTAAGCAATTACGTAGTCACTTATTGTGAGCGGCATAAAAGACAAAATCGTCTAAAAAGTATCAGAAAAGCGCTCTTTTGATACATCCGCATTTAATCTGTATCTTTTGTGATTTCATTAGAAAGTATTATTGCCTTTTATTACATTCCTGCGAAAAGAGGGGCAGAATGCGAGAATACCACCTGTTCAGCCGCTAACATGTAATTCATTTCCGGCAGATGAAAAAATCGAGAAGTGAAAGGTTCTCGGCAATTTCGAGTGAAATCACGCGATGTATTCCGGCGCGCAATGATAATGACTCAAAAGCGGACATTCTCATCGACGCGACGATTGAAATCAGATCCCAGCgtttatttcatgaaattgaAATCACGAGATCATGCACACAAAGCATGTTGTATAAGCCGTGTATAAATTTCCTACACTATGCTCGGCTTACGGAAACCATTCCCGTTTGCTACAATTTTCAAGATTTCGCGGGGGCGTCTGGTCTAGcttatttcttttcctttttcctgaTGAAACTCCACAACCTTATCGTTATCTTAGGATTCGATGCTTCTTTCGACGTCGA
The Ooceraea biroi isolate clonal line C1 chromosome 4, Obir_v5.4, whole genome shotgun sequence genome window above contains:
- the LOC105283609 gene encoding uncharacterized protein LOC105283609, with the protein product MKTYRKPPVATVLLLLVHLFTSQIGDAAAERDDTSISSVEKPPGKVILEEMIITGSGDDTRMTADAVAKNSTQIEDEILSLLSKREIRKRHARRPSSKSDQDANQSSTVIVDVRNDEVDLERLKHAIAEYEPRRIVSRKTKRKIVDGLNATHDVRGISGESAGSANEDLQRTYHEVLRNISQGMPTIIATNAGAATFNPYLSQATKSLKQTRVPEVTASTDDAEKSSSLDINSSYTPLATLKSKKTKKLLKKYLQPNRTATASGLSSIGGSKPDEEAGNNGSTEVSVPSRKPKNVSLSTQSPSNAYSNPTEKPRNLRQWNLQESSTTIPSFISPNNSNAYNVLSIYNLNVPNGANNLYLPRYKAMPRPFSISQLPNSPVTNNLEVSHPKPSSSSVNLDPQSITRSSGNVLPLVLPTDLFNPAATRRYVPIKRANRVNPNGNSMIITEASPSTSPLGGGITFEKSSADYGAPYANVIGTARNPPVAANGHQSSRRLDYYPIMGNPAERTVAETTKTATTYVPGQTSALYDLQRLKDPQVIRKNGFLPRIDTHGSPDVGKSDPNFNIGLALYNKFANLYSANAPKAVTQDYQNFQQPTSPSHTATVSQQVPAFSYYVTLKPKSPPLPKIRPNVSVKPALAPYFDSKLLALQDVSEKESNSNKESAETNEQSRVEDKDETENGTVDNRNNLGNYQTRINHEVYKVDKTPNQQHEKDDSEEDQQQIRDYGHQNKQQRDENDERNEHESIHLENDGDEEESDETQGDEYVGIGERENGQNRNYYHQYGRHKYDQEDSEEEQQRDDRDDDKEHENRKNHRNKSDRRTDVKQKIVNKEKYPDLRYDDDENYKQDKEYRNRYDRKKSARNDRRKKNRQDHRREDPEDESITEDKLVAQHSKNQDGPRKEYEKKRIDDSYTAHKYRHYETPQKDSRHEEHRREEYSETNPKHVRKEYHHHHHQPAKDDHHDHHRHDDENHDKHHDDQEVYDHIHGETQEHAHKHKEHHEKKKDEEDHNFEKGEGSELEAEHHGHEGEKGHKGYKVWHEHDKTEKGHHDKEHATKEYDEKDGEEKKHEEEGGYHEEHHHGGKGEKTAEFDEKGEHKKGHSTHGEHSVHKKDEYEKKTEFFDEFHEDGDMEKHGEHHHEHESKKGGHEKKGHHDAANHEEKYGKKEKHEKGDHHHEHKGHKVEEGHDHHHDHDEKYGKKEGHEHGKKWSFKKGDDGGSAGGGHKHDR